The proteins below come from a single Acidobacteriota bacterium genomic window:
- a CDS encoding CoA ester lyase, producing MKNNLTALRSLLYVPGNSEKMILKARDSAADALILDLEDAIAVEQKLAARATIVRALREMTFDGKDVFVRINALTTDFGLEDARAVAAAGAPGILLPKAERVDDVTTLAPILQSRNWAGAQTVHDAKRLLLLIETPRGVFAARELAEASELVVGLLFGSADLSREVGCTLSDDEQEVFYARSHVLLAARAAGVAAYDAPHFGIADLAGLRQRCQAARRLGYDGKTAIHPAHLEIVNAAFAPTEAEIATAERIVNALTAAPGRGAIALDGQMIDQVHLAAARKVLAQVQAKSL from the coding sequence ATGAAAAATAATTTGACCGCCTTGCGCAGTCTGCTGTACGTGCCGGGCAATTCCGAAAAAATGATTTTGAAAGCGCGCGATTCAGCCGCCGACGCGCTGATTTTGGATTTGGAAGACGCCATCGCGGTCGAGCAGAAGCTCGCAGCGCGCGCAACCATCGTGCGTGCCCTGCGCGAAATGACCTTCGACGGCAAGGACGTGTTTGTGCGCATCAATGCGCTGACGACGGATTTCGGCTTGGAAGACGCGCGTGCCGTGGCGGCGGCGGGCGCGCCCGGCATTCTGTTGCCAAAGGCCGAGCGCGTGGATGATGTGACTACGCTCGCGCCCATTCTGCAAAGCCGCAACTGGGCGGGCGCGCAAACGGTGCACGACGCCAAGCGCTTATTGTTGCTGATCGAAACACCGCGCGGTGTGTTTGCGGCGCGCGAATTGGCCGAAGCCAGCGAATTGGTGGTGGGGCTGCTGTTCGGCTCGGCGGATTTGTCGCGCGAGGTCGGTTGCACGCTGAGCGATGATGAGCAGGAAGTGTTTTACGCGCGCTCGCATGTCTTGCTGGCGGCGCGGGCGGCGGGCGTGGCGGCGTATGACGCGCCGCATTTTGGCATCGCCGATTTGGCTGGCTTGCGGCAGCGTTGTCAGGCGGCGCGGCGGCTGGGGTATGACGGCAAGACCGCGATTCATCCAGCGCATTTGGAAATTGTGAACGCCGCCTTTGCCCCGACGGAGGCCGAGATTGCCACTGCCGAACGCATCGTCAACGCGTTGACGGCGGCGCCTGGCCGGGGGGCGATTGCGCTGGACGGCCAGATGATAGATCAAGTGCATCTGGCGGCGGCGCGGAAAGTGCTGGCGCAG